In Paludibaculum fermentans, the genomic stretch TTCCGGGCAATGGAGGCCCCGCGTTCGCAGCGGATCTCCACCACTTCCTTCTGTTGGCGATGCCGCTGCCAGGCCACCTGCGAAAGCGCCAGCAGCCGTTCCCAGGCCGGACGCCCCACCCGCACATGCCGCAGTGAGTACACCAGCGACGACCAGTTCACACTGCTCCAATCGATCAACTTGACGTCGTGCTTGGCGCGCAACTCGTCGCTGCCTAGAATCTGGTACATGCGGGCCGCATTGCTGCTGCAGCCGGAGTCCTTCAGAAGCAACGCATAGTACAGGTCGGACTGCTCAGCTTCCGGCAAACCGATGGCTTGCGCCAACCGGATACCCAGTACACAGGTGCGTTGCGCGTGACCGAGCGGCTGGCCTTCCGTCAGGTCCAACGCGTAAGACAGGGCGGAAACCAGGTCGGATAGCCGTACTGAGCGGCTGCGGCGCTGCTGGACGGACGTGGGCACTGTAGTTACTCCTCGGGGCCATTGTGAACCCGCTGGAGAGAATCACGCATAGGCGAAAAGCCTTATCGGGTCATAAGGATTCGCCGAACTATAGGCCTATCGTGTACTGAGAAACACCGGGCGGAGTTCTAGGTGAGATTCCGCCATCGCGACCGCCCGGCGGTAGAAATCCTCCCGTTCCGGCGGAGCGTGTTTCACTTGACGGAGTTGTTCCAGTGCTTCCGGCCAACGCTGCTCGTTCACATAGTGCGAGCTCAACACCAGCCGCGCATCGTCGTTCTCGGGGGTCACCTGGAGGAGCCTTTCCAGCACCGGTACAGCCTCCGCCTGGCCCTGCCGCAGGACGGCCAGGCGCTGCAGCATCCGGCTGTCGAGTGAGCCAAGATCCATTGCCTTTACATAAGCATGGAGGGCATCCTCCACCGGCGAGTCGAGCATGGCCAGGTCGCCCATGAGCACCCAGTACTCAGCCTCGTCCTGAATCAGTTCAGCCAGGGGCTCCAGCCGTGCCCGAGCACCGCTCACATCGCCGCTGCGCTCCAGCAACCGCGCCAGGGCGATCTGCACGATTCTGTCCGGTGCGGGCGCCACCGTGCACTTGACCGGAATGGGGGCAGTACCCTCATTTGGAGATACAGTTTTGAGGCGTTCAATATGGCCGGCCAGATCAGCCTGCAACTGGTTCACGGTCCGGCCCGAAGCGGCGAGAAGCGCTGCCATCTGGGGCTCTGGGCTGGTGAGAAAGGCCCGGAAATGGTCCCGGTAAGGCGGTTCGGTGAGCAGGAGATTGGTGAGGGCCCAACTGGCCGCATAGAAAGTCAGGGCCTGTGACTGGTCCTGCAGAGCGCTATGAACGGATTTCAGCGCCTGAATATCCGGAAATCCCTGTCGTTTCAACAGATTCCGGCGATATCGGACTCGAGCCGCATCCACGCCCGCAAACTGCTCGGCCAGCCCTTCGGCCAGCCACAGCGGCAGGTTCCAGCCGTTTTCGTGAACCAGCGCATGGATGTACTCATGTCGCAGAGCAGGCAGGGTTTCCTTCGCCAGGCGGCCCAGGACAATCGTTCCTTGTCCCGAACCGCCGACGAAGTACGCGGGAGAGTAGGAGTTCAGTCTGAAAACCTGATACTCCGACTCAGAGGAGAAAGCCACGATCCGCAGACGGGCCGGTTCGGTTGCTTTTTCCGGCACTGCTGAACGGAAATAAATCCGTAGACTCTCTAACTCCATAAGGGCTTGAGCGGCGGTCTCCGCCTCTGCCGTCGTTAGCATTTCAAGGTGCGGTGAAGCCACTCGAATCCACTGTGTTTCCTTGGCGTTGGCGGGGTTGTGGAGGAGGAACAGCCCCGTCAAGCATGCGAATACAGTGGCCAAACGCTGCACTTCACCGTCCTCTCTATATCCATCGGCTCGGCAGCGGATAGGACTAGAGAGGATTTAGCCTGAAATAGCGGGTGGGGCACGCGCCCTAGTCCACGCTCGAATGGAGGCCTATTAACGGATGGACCGGTTGTGCCAGTTCTTAGCCTGGAAGTACGGCGCGCGGTCTGTGCTGCGGTGCGCGGGAGCCGTGTTTCCAGTTACTTGCGTGCCGGCGCCGGCTCGCCAGTGGCGGCGCGTGGCTTCGGTTCTGGGCGAACTGGACCTTACGCCGCCGCCTCCGGTCGAGCTGGCGGCCCGTCTCCAGGGCCTGAGTCTCTTCAATGGAGAGGTTTACGCCATGGACCGGCTGTTCGCCCGGCCGGACCTCCGGCTCGACTGCCGGCTTGGGTCCTACTTCGCGTCGATGAACACCTGCGAGTCGATCGAGCTGGAACTGCTGGAGCAGTTACCCGCACTGGCCGGCCGCGCCCCCGCCGATTTCGCTCGGTTTGACCGTCGATTGGAGCGCCGGAACGCGGTGGGTCCGCTCACGCCTGCTATCGGAGTGGCGACCCTCACTGTCTGCGGGGACGAGATCCTGCTGGGCAGGCTTGCACCCAAAGCCATGCCGCACCGCGCCGGCCAGTGGCACGTGGTGCCCTCCGGGATGTTCGCGCCTCCCTACTCGATCGAGGATACGGTTTC encodes the following:
- a CDS encoding tetratricopeptide repeat protein; protein product: MPEKATEPARLRIVAFSSESEYQVFRLNSYSPAYFVGGSGQGTIVLGRLAKETLPALRHEYIHALVHENGWNLPLWLAEGLAEQFAGVDAARVRYRRNLLKRQGFPDIQALKSVHSALQDQSQALTFYAASWALTNLLLTEPPYRDHFRAFLTSPEPQMAALLAASGRTVNQLQADLAGHIERLKTVSPNEGTAPIPVKCTVAPAPDRIVQIALARLLERSGDVSGARARLEPLAELIQDEAEYWVLMGDLAMLDSPVEDALHAYVKAMDLGSLDSRMLQRLAVLRQGQAEAVPVLERLLQVTPENDDARLVLSSHYVNEQRWPEALEQLRQVKHAPPEREDFYRRAVAMAESHLELRPVFLSTR
- a CDS encoding NUDIX hydrolase, with amino-acid sequence MFPVTCVPAPARQWRRVASVLGELDLTPPPPVELAARLQGLSLFNGEVYAMDRLFARPDLRLDCRLGSYFASMNTCESIELELLEQLPALAGRAPADFARFDRRLERRNAVGPLTPAIGVATLTVCGDEILLGRLAPKAMPHRAGQWHVVPSGMFAPPYSIEDTVSVELREELGVELDPSRLYFSGVATNLLNLRPEICTLLVLDKPEEFLLSDEFLPGLTRIPLATETELIQTLGLHAGNISPAGAAALFLGLRLLRRLRP